The proteins below come from a single Garra rufa chromosome 25, GarRuf1.0, whole genome shotgun sequence genomic window:
- the LOC141301649 gene encoding alpha-parvin, with translation MASSPQKSPSSPKSPTPKSPSSRKKDDSFLGKLGGTLARRKKAKEVSELQEEGMNAINLPLSPTPFELHPEDIMLEENEVRTMVDPNSKNDRKLQELMKVLIDWINDVLVGERIIVKDLAEDLYDGQVLQKLFEKLEGEKLNVAEVTQSEIAQKQKLQTVLERINDALKVSTRSIKWNVDSVHAKSIVAILHLLVALSQHFRAPIRLPDHVSIQVVVVQKREGILQSRQVMEKITGNTEALSGRHERDAFDTLFDHAPDKLNVVKKTLITFVNKHLNKLNLEVAELDTQFADGVYLVLLMGLLEGYFVPLYNFFLTPENFDQKVHNVSFSFELMQDGGLERPKPRPEDIVNCDLKSTLRVLYNLFTRYRHVE, from the exons ATGGCGTCTTCCCCGCAGAAATCTCCGTCTTCTCCCAAGTCGCCAACTCCAAAGTCTCCGTCCTCCAGAAAGAAAGATGACTCATTTCTGGGAAAACTTGGTGGGACCCTGGCCAGGAGAAAAAAGGCGAAAGAAG TATCTGAGCTGCAGGAGGAGGGGATGAACGCCATTAATCTCCCCCTGAGTCCCACACCTTTTGAGCTTCATCCTGAGGACATCATGCTAG AGGAAAATGAAGTCCGCACCATGGTGGACCCCAACTCAAAAAATGACCGAAAGCTCCAGGAACTCATGAAG GTGCTTATCGACTGGATCAACGATGTTCTGGTTGGGGAAAGGATCATTGTGAAGGACCTGGCTGAAGATCTCTATGATGGACAGGTTCTCCAGAAGCTCTTTG AGAAGCTTGAAGGCGAGAAGCTGAATGTTGCAGAGGTGACCCAATCTGAGATTGCCCAGAAACAAAAGTTGCAGACGGTTTTGGAGAGGATCAATGATGCTCTGAAGGTCTCCACCAGGAGCATCAAGTGGAACGTCGACT CGGTTCACGCTAAGAGCATCGTGGCCATCCTTCACCTGTTGGTGGCGCTCTCACAGCACTTCAGAGCCCCCATTCGCCTCCCTGACCATGTGTCCATTCAGGTGGTTGTGGTTCAG AAACGAGAGGGCATTCTTCAATCCCGTCAGGTTATGGAGAAGATCACTGGCAACACAGA GGCATTATCTGGCAGACATG AGCGTGATGCGTTTGATACCTTGTTCGATCATGCTCCTGACAAGTTGAATGTGGTGAAGAAG ACTCTCATCACCTTCGTCAACAAACACCTGAATAAACTGAACTTGGAAGTAGCTGAACTGGATACACAG TTTGCAGACGGTGTGTATCTAGTCCTGCTGATGGGACTTCTGGAAGGATACTTCGTCCCCCTGTACAACTTCTTCCTGACGCCTGAGAATTTTGACCAAAAG GTTCATAATGTGTCTTTCTCCTTTGAGCTGATGCAGGATGGTGGCCTGGAGAGGCCCAAACCCAGGCCTGAAG